The DNA region CTCGTCCTGGAGCACGTCACCAGCCGCTGGGGCGTCCTCGTCCTGATCGTCCTGCTGGAGCGCCCGTACCGCTTCAGCGAGCTGCGCCGCGCGATCGGCAGGGTCAGCGAGAAGATGCTCACCCAGACCCTGCAGACCCTGGAGCGCGACGGTCTCGTGAACCGGGACGCCAAGCCGGTCATCCCGCCGCGCGTCGACTACTCGCTCACCGACCTGGGCCGCGAGGCCGCCGACCAGGTGAAGGCGCTCGCGGGCTGGACCGAGCAGCGGATGGACGCCGTACTGGAAGCGCGCCAGGCATACGACGAGCTGAAGACCCGCCAGACAAACGGCGAGGCCCGGGCCTGAAGGGCCCGGACCTCACCGAATCCGTATGACGGCGTCGGCATCGGTCGACGCCGTATCTGTGCCGTATCTGTAAAGCGGTGTCAGCCGACGACGGTCCAGGTGTCGCCGCCGGCGAGGAGTGCGGAGAGGTCGCCTTTGCCGTTCTGTTCGATGGCGGTGTCGAGTTGGTCGGCCATTTGTGTGTCGTAGACGGGGCGGTCGACGGCCCTCAGGACTCCGATGGGGGTGTGGTGGAGGGTGTCGGGGTCGGCGAGCCGGGACAGTGCGAATGCTGTGGTGGGGGAGGTGGTGTGTGCGTCGTGGACCAGGATGTGTGGTTCGTTTTCGGGGGTGACGGTGATGGCTTTGAGGTCGCCGGTCTGTGTGTCGCGTACGACGCCTTTGGAGCCGAGGCCGTTGTCGAGGGGGGCGCCGAAGCGGATGGGCTGCCCGTGTTCGAGGCGGATGACGGCTTCTTCGGCTTGTTGCCTGTCCTTGAGGACTTCGAAGGCGCCGTCGTTGAAGATGTTGCAGTTCTGGTAGATCTCGACGAGGGCGGTGCCGGGGTGGGCGGCCGCCTGGCGCAGCACCTCGGTGAGGTGTTTGCGGTCGGAGTCCACGGTCCGCGCCACGAAGGAGGCTTCGGCGCCGATGGCGAGGGAGACCGGGTTGAAGGGTGCGTCCAGGGAGCCCATGGGCGTGGACTTGGTGATCTTCCCGACCTCTGAAGTGGGGGAGTACTGGCCTTTGGTGAGTCCGTAGATCCGGTTGTTGAAGAGGAGGATCTTCAGGTTGACGTTGCGGCGGAGGGCGTGGATGAGGTGGTTGCCGCCGATGGACAGGGCGTCGCCGTCGCCGGTGACGACCCACACGGACAGGTCGCGGCGGGAGGAGGCGAGGCCGGTGGCGATGGCGGGGGCGCGGCCGTGGATGGAGTGCATGCCGTAGGTGTTCATGTAGTACGGGAAACGGGAGGAGCAGCCGATGCCCGAGACGAAGACGATGTTTTCTTT from Streptomyces sp. NBC_00258 includes:
- a CDS encoding winged helix-turn-helix transcriptional regulator translates to MCPYRLVLEHVTSRWGVLVLIVLLERPYRFSELRRAIGRVSEKMLTQTLQTLERDGLVNRDAKPVIPPRVDYSLTDLGREAADQVKALAGWTEQRMDAVLEARQAYDELKTRQTNGEARA
- a CDS encoding 2-oxoacid:ferredoxin oxidoreductase subunit beta is translated as MAETTTEGPGTIEALTLVPKAEARQSMKDFKSDQEVRWCPGCGDYAVLAAVQGFMPELGLAKENIVFVSGIGCSSRFPYYMNTYGMHSIHGRAPAIATGLASSRRDLSVWVVTGDGDALSIGGNHLIHALRRNVNLKILLFNNRIYGLTKGQYSPTSEVGKITKSTPMGSLDAPFNPVSLAIGAEASFVARTVDSDRKHLTEVLRQAAAHPGTALVEIYQNCNIFNDGAFEVLKDRQQAEEAVIRLEHGQPIRFGAPLDNGLGSKGVVRDTQTGDLKAITVTPENEPHILVHDAHTTSPTTAFALSRLADPDTLHHTPIGVLRAVDRPVYDTQMADQLDTAIEQNGKGDLSALLAGGDTWTVVG